The following coding sequences are from one Lolium rigidum isolate FL_2022 chromosome 6, APGP_CSIRO_Lrig_0.1, whole genome shotgun sequence window:
- the LOC124660090 gene encoding uncharacterized protein LOC124660090, with the protein MDHGGGGSRSSSRLRDRLARMFRPSSLLRSTCNNNTASTSSSSCSAAASSAADGVTASKPAPSSACSSSRALLAADSAVARDRDSFLTSSRRDYAILVGRTESFSNALDRVHRRAGSVGAAQPLVPSRFSMHASPLMMESKKNEKEKSPLYCHPRHRHRLGGSDKSKKLLSSNPYGFSSSNDDDADTDGDDVFSSDADERGRGGAKKGEAEAFFSSSRSFSFSSDSSEFYTKKKKPTKKSPAAVAPKPPAVAAGTRRQRRKHRRAASSCDTCGVKEGFRPVVSAAEEQVRRGFAVVQRSRDPYADFRASMVEMVVSRQMFGAAELERLLRSYLSLNAPRHHPVILQAFSDIWVVLHGG; encoded by the coding sequence ATGGATCATGGGGGCGGTGGTAGCAGGAGCAGTAGCCggctccgggaccggttggcccggATGTTCCGGCCGAGCTCGCTCCTCCGCTCGACCTGCAACAACAACACCGCGTCGACCTCCTCGTCGTCGTGCTCTGCAGCCGCGAGCTCGGCGGCGGACGGGGTGACGGCGTCAAAGCCGGCCCCGAGCTCCGCctgctcctccagccgcgcgcTCCTCGCCGCCGACTCCGCCGTGGCCAGGGACAGGGACTCCTTCCTCACCTCCTCTCGCCGCGATTACGCCATTCTCGTCGGCCGCACCGAGTCCTTCTCCAACGCCCTCGACCGCGTGCACCGCCGGGCCGGCAGCGTCGGGGCGGCGCAGCCTCTGGTTCCCTCTCGCTTCTCTATGCACGCGTCCCCTCTGATGATGGAGAGCAAGAAAAACGAAAAAGAGAAGAGCCCTCTCTACTGCCAtccgcgccaccgccaccgcctcggTGGCAGCGACAAGAGCAAGAAGCTGCTCTCGAGCAACCCCTACGGCTTCAGCAGCTcgaacgacgacgacgccgacaccgACGGCGACGACGTCTTCAGCAGCGACGCCGACgagcgcggccgtggcggcgcgaAGAAAGGGGAGGCGGaggccttcttctcctcctcccgaagcttctccttctcctcggACTCCTCCGAGTTCTACACCAAGAAGAAGAAACCCACGAAGAAGTCCCCCGCCGCGGTGGCGCCCAAACCGCCGGCGGTAGCGGCTGGGACGAGGAGGCAGAGGCGCAAGCATCGACGCGCCGCGAGCAGCTGCGACACGTGCGGCGTGAAGGAAGGGTTCCGGCCGGTGGTGTCGGCTGCGGAGGAGCAGGTGCGCAGGGGGTTCGCGGTGGTGCAGCGGTCGCGGGACCCCTACGCCGACTTCCGGGCGTCGATGGTGGAGATGGTCGTGAGCAGGCAGATGTTCGGCGCGGCGGAGCTGGAGCGGCTGCTGCGGTCGTACCTCTCCCTcaacgcgccgcgccaccaccccgtcaTCCTCCAGGCCTTCTCCGACATCTGGGTCGTCCTCCACGGCGGCTAA